From the genome of Thermoflexus hugenholtzii, one region includes:
- a CDS encoding deoxyguanosinetriphosphate triphosphohydrolase, whose amino-acid sequence MRTRRDLEALEDQILAPYGQRSRLSRGRRYPEPEHAYRTAFQRDRDRILHTTAFRRLKHKTQVFIVTEGDYYRTRLTHTLEVAQIGRTIARALGVNEDLVEAICLAHDLGHPPFGHAGEQTLDRLMREHGGFEHNAQSYRIVTHLERRYPEFRGLNLTYEVLEGLVKHETEYDHPMIRDFEPHRRPTLEGQIANVADELAYTAHDLDDGLRAALIRPEDLEGLAFWEELKRSIGWDGRGFSDLIRYRLVRRLIGLMVTDVITATDQRLQAVQPRSPDEVRDHPHPLVGFSDEMAAKVRELKAFLYRRLYRHPHVVRMQAKAERILEALFRAYIQEPEQLPYWVQERIREEGDLHRVVCDYIAGMTDRFALEEYRRLYEVTDVL is encoded by the coding sequence ATGCGCACCCGCAGGGATCTGGAAGCGCTGGAGGATCAGATCCTCGCCCCCTACGGCCAGCGCAGTCGGCTCAGCCGGGGGCGCCGCTACCCGGAGCCCGAGCACGCCTACCGCACCGCCTTCCAGCGGGATCGCGACCGTATCCTTCACACCACCGCCTTCCGCCGGCTGAAGCACAAAACCCAGGTCTTCATCGTCACCGAGGGCGACTACTACCGCACCCGCCTCACCCACACCCTGGAGGTGGCCCAGATCGGCCGCACCATCGCCCGGGCCCTGGGGGTCAACGAGGACCTGGTGGAGGCCATCTGCCTGGCCCACGATCTGGGCCACCCTCCCTTCGGCCACGCCGGGGAGCAGACCCTGGACCGCCTGATGCGGGAGCACGGGGGCTTCGAGCACAACGCCCAGTCCTACCGCATCGTGACCCACCTCGAACGGCGCTACCCCGAGTTCCGCGGCCTGAACCTCACTTATGAGGTGCTGGAGGGGCTGGTCAAGCACGAGACGGAATACGATCATCCCATGATCCGCGACTTCGAGCCCCACCGCCGCCCCACCCTGGAGGGCCAGATCGCCAACGTCGCCGACGAGCTGGCCTACACCGCCCACGACCTGGACGACGGGCTGCGGGCGGCGCTGATCCGGCCCGAGGACCTGGAGGGCCTGGCCTTCTGGGAGGAGCTCAAGCGATCCATCGGCTGGGACGGCCGGGGGTTCAGCGACCTGATCCGCTACCGGCTGGTGCGCCGCCTCATCGGCCTGATGGTCACCGACGTGATCACCGCCACCGACCAGCGCCTGCAGGCCGTTCAACCCCGCTCCCCGGACGAGGTCCGCGATCACCCGCATCCCCTCGTCGGCTTCTCCGACGAGATGGCCGCGAAGGTCCGGGAGCTCAAGGCGTTCCTCTACCGTCGCCTCTACCGGCATCCCCACGTGGTGCGCATGCAGGCCAAGGCGGAGCGGATCCTCGAAGCCCTCTTCCGGGCGTATATCCAGGAGCCCGAACAGCTCCCCTACTGGGTCCAGGAGCGCATCCGGGAGGAAGGGGATCTGCACCGCGTGGTCTGCGACTACATCGCCGGGATGACGGACCGCTTCGCCCTGGAGGAATACCGCCGCCTGTATGAGGTGACGGATGTGCTGTAA
- a CDS encoding WD40 repeat domain-containing protein, with product MASFRTAWWGRFLFILILLSGCRAPPSPPSPSLTETRTPEPSHTPSPVPSPAPTVRIRFGEPVWIGRGGLRAARFTPDAQSLILGWSVGVSRVHIPDLREEWFAPLPAPLRAMGIDPRGRWAAAVLESGAVVRLSLADGSARFLTPLAPNAQWCGLDWSPDGEWTAVQCIGPYRGDPITLIHWETGTVREVPDSRISPSILPSPYWSGDGRGVLLAALQPPCPRFLDVQSGAVRWALRVGEQCLSAWTLAWSPDGRQLAVPASQGVLLLDGSSGQVVARLRGDPVSGFPALDVPREALFYDASGERLAALGSHGLGSGAPPPPMPTQVWALGSGRRLGARPVGPGDPEPLAGAFADDTLRILYEDGILTAWRYAQGAEETLGRLSTEDGMPPLMMSLDGRYVAANLRHGGAAIWAVAPSATPVRRLNPPWRHPVLSPDGALVLVANPEEDISHLLELETGQLRRVLPGGRRGPQGAAFSADGRMLAYGDGARVRVVRLPEGTEEAVLEGFPSGQEIHLVVWAPDGQALAAASGVASGSSSLEPGLIQIWRRGSEGRWEPVGRSVSVRTTYARPLVAFSPDGERVAVEEMPSLEAGASAVRVIDRRSGAETLRLAEHELVGWLDARRLVTVLPGTSELSIRDVETGERSSRRFPRTGSEVFDLSRMLIVQTSGARGEPDIGRAVEVIDGRTGERLAHLHHGSDIAEILWSPDGRWLLLLGSDGALRAWPVMEPAGRPGG from the coding sequence ATGGCGAGCTTCCGGACCGCGTGGTGGGGGCGCTTTCTCTTCATCCTCATCCTGCTTTCCGGTTGCAGGGCGCCGCCTTCGCCTCCTTCCCCATCCCTGACGGAGACCCGGACGCCTGAGCCGTCCCACACTCCTTCTCCGGTTCCCTCTCCTGCTCCTACGGTTCGGATCCGGTTCGGGGAACCTGTGTGGATCGGACGCGGCGGATTGCGGGCCGCGCGCTTCACCCCCGACGCTCAGTCTCTGATCCTGGGCTGGAGCGTGGGCGTCTCCCGCGTCCACATCCCGGATCTTCGGGAGGAATGGTTCGCGCCCCTCCCCGCCCCGCTGCGGGCCATGGGGATCGATCCGCGCGGGCGGTGGGCGGCTGCGGTGCTGGAGAGCGGAGCCGTCGTCCGGCTTTCCCTGGCCGATGGGAGCGCCCGCTTCCTCACCCCTCTGGCGCCGAACGCTCAGTGGTGCGGCCTGGACTGGTCGCCGGACGGAGAGTGGACCGCAGTCCAGTGCATCGGGCCCTATCGAGGGGATCCCATCACCCTGATCCACTGGGAGACCGGGACGGTCCGGGAGGTGCCGGATTCCCGGATCTCCCCCAGCATCCTCCCTTCACCCTACTGGTCCGGAGATGGACGGGGCGTGTTGCTCGCCGCACTACAGCCCCCCTGCCCACGCTTCCTCGACGTTCAGAGCGGCGCGGTCCGCTGGGCCCTGAGGGTCGGCGAGCAATGCCTCTCCGCCTGGACCCTCGCCTGGTCCCCGGACGGGCGACAGCTGGCGGTTCCAGCCTCTCAGGGGGTGCTACTTCTGGATGGCTCCAGCGGGCAGGTGGTGGCTCGCCTGCGAGGGGATCCGGTGAGCGGCTTTCCGGCCCTGGACGTCCCCCGCGAGGCCCTCTTCTATGACGCCTCGGGAGAGCGGCTGGCTGCTCTGGGCTCCCACGGGTTGGGAAGCGGCGCGCCCCCGCCGCCGATGCCCACTCAGGTTTGGGCGCTGGGCTCCGGTCGTCGCCTGGGGGCGCGGCCGGTGGGCCCCGGGGATCCAGAGCCCCTCGCCGGGGCCTTCGCAGACGATACGCTGCGCATCCTGTATGAAGACGGGATCCTCACGGCATGGCGCTACGCGCAGGGAGCGGAGGAAACCCTGGGACGGCTGTCCACGGAGGATGGGATGCCGCCGCTGATGATGTCCCTGGATGGGCGCTATGTGGCGGCGAATTTGCGCCACGGTGGCGCGGCGATCTGGGCAGTAGCCCCCTCCGCCACGCCGGTCCGTCGCCTGAACCCGCCGTGGCGTCACCCGGTCCTCAGCCCGGATGGCGCCCTGGTCCTGGTCGCCAACCCGGAGGAGGACATCAGCCATCTGCTGGAGCTCGAGACCGGCCAGCTCCGGCGTGTCCTGCCGGGCGGCCGACGGGGTCCGCAAGGGGCCGCCTTCTCTGCGGACGGGCGGATGCTCGCTTATGGGGACGGGGCACGGGTGCGCGTCGTGCGCCTCCCGGAGGGCACGGAGGAGGCGGTGCTGGAAGGCTTCCCATCGGGGCAGGAGATCCATCTCGTGGTCTGGGCCCCGGACGGCCAGGCCCTGGCCGCTGCCAGCGGGGTCGCCAGCGGAAGCTCGAGCCTGGAGCCCGGTCTGATCCAGATCTGGCGCCGGGGATCTGAGGGACGCTGGGAACCCGTGGGCCGGAGCGTTTCCGTTCGCACGACCTACGCCCGGCCGCTCGTCGCCTTCAGCCCGGATGGAGAACGGGTGGCGGTGGAGGAGATGCCGTCCCTAGAGGCAGGGGCCAGCGCGGTGCGGGTGATCGATCGGCGCAGCGGTGCCGAGACGCTCCGCCTGGCCGAGCACGAGCTGGTGGGATGGCTTGACGCCCGGCGCCTGGTGACCGTCCTGCCCGGGACCTCCGAGCTGTCGATCCGGGACGTCGAAACCGGGGAGCGAAGCTCCCGTCGCTTCCCCCGGACCGGCTCGGAGGTCTTCGATCTGAGCCGCATGCTCATCGTCCAGACCTCAGGAGCGCGAGGCGAGCCTGACATCGGACGCGCGGTGGAGGTGATCGATGGAAGGACCGGGGAGCGCCTCGCACACCTTCATCACGGCAGCGACATCGCCGAGATCCTGTGGTCCCCGGACGGCCGATGGTTGCTCTTGCTGGGAAGCGATGGTGCCCTCCGGGCTTGGCCGGTGATGGAGCCCGCCGGACGACCGGGCGGATGA
- the thrS gene encoding threonine--tRNA ligase, producing MPQKKIVPYQDTWLYRIRHSCAHIMAQAVLEMFPEGKLGIGPPIEDGFYYDFDLPRPLTPEDLERIEARMREIIAGDHPFIRREVTPEEARALFQDQPYKLELIEDILQRGTDEYGNPLPPGQRPVLTTYRHDTFEDLCRGPHVERTGQIHPGAFKLLHVAGAYWRGDERRPMLQRIYGTAWETPEQLEQYLWRLEEAKKRDHRRLGRELDLFSFHEIAPGAPFWHPKGMVIFRELERLWREEHDRRGYQEISTPILVHRKLWEQSGHWEHYKENMFLLEVEGQEFSLKPMNCPESTIIYRSRLRSYRDLPLRLNEIGRLHRFERSGTLHGMLRVRQITMDDAHIYCRPDQILEEIDGVLDLIYSFYRIFDFEPEFFLSTKPPKAMGDPKLWEIAEEALRQALERRGIEYGLKEGEGAFYGPKIDVQVKDAIGRDWQLATVQLDFQMPERFGLEYMDRDGTPKRPVMIHRAIFGSFERFIGILTEHYAGAFPVWLAPVQAVVIPITDRHVPYAQEVGAKLRAAGLRVEVDDRSERMQAKIRDAQLQKVPYMLIVGDREQAAGTVAVRLRTGEDLGAMGLEAFLGRAMEVIRSRRGL from the coding sequence ATGCCGCAGAAGAAGATCGTGCCCTATCAGGACACATGGCTGTATCGGATCCGCCACTCCTGCGCCCACATCATGGCCCAGGCGGTCCTGGAGATGTTCCCCGAGGGCAAGCTGGGGATCGGGCCGCCCATCGAGGACGGCTTCTACTACGATTTCGATCTGCCCCGCCCCCTGACGCCGGAGGACCTGGAGCGGATCGAGGCGCGGATGCGGGAGATCATCGCCGGGGACCACCCCTTCATCCGCCGGGAGGTCACCCCGGAGGAGGCCCGCGCGCTGTTCCAGGATCAGCCCTACAAGCTGGAGCTCATCGAGGACATCCTGCAGCGCGGCACCGACGAATACGGCAACCCGCTCCCGCCCGGCCAGCGGCCCGTCCTCACCACCTACCGGCACGACACCTTTGAGGACCTGTGCCGGGGGCCGCACGTGGAGCGCACCGGCCAGATCCACCCCGGCGCCTTCAAGCTGCTCCACGTGGCCGGGGCCTACTGGCGGGGCGACGAGCGCCGGCCCATGCTCCAGCGCATCTACGGGACGGCCTGGGAGACGCCGGAGCAGCTGGAGCAGTATCTCTGGCGGCTGGAGGAGGCGAAAAAGCGCGACCACCGGCGCCTGGGCCGGGAGCTGGATCTCTTCTCCTTCCACGAGATCGCGCCGGGCGCCCCCTTCTGGCACCCGAAGGGGATGGTGATCTTCCGCGAGCTGGAGCGCCTCTGGCGGGAGGAGCACGACCGCCGGGGCTACCAGGAGATCTCCACCCCCATCCTGGTCCACCGCAAGCTCTGGGAGCAGTCCGGCCACTGGGAGCACTACAAGGAGAACATGTTCCTGCTGGAGGTGGAGGGGCAGGAGTTCTCCCTCAAGCCCATGAACTGCCCGGAGTCCACGATCATCTATCGTTCCCGCCTGCGCTCCTACCGGGACCTGCCGCTGCGGCTGAACGAGATCGGGCGGCTGCACCGCTTCGAGCGCTCGGGGACCCTCCACGGGATGCTGCGGGTGCGGCAGATCACCATGGACGACGCCCACATCTACTGCCGGCCCGATCAGATCCTGGAGGAGATCGACGGCGTCCTGGACCTGATCTACAGCTTCTACCGCATCTTCGACTTCGAGCCGGAGTTCTTCCTGAGCACGAAGCCCCCCAAGGCCATGGGGGATCCGAAGCTGTGGGAGATCGCCGAGGAGGCCCTGCGCCAGGCCCTGGAGCGCCGGGGCATCGAATACGGCCTGAAGGAAGGCGAGGGCGCCTTCTACGGGCCCAAGATCGACGTCCAGGTGAAGGACGCCATCGGCCGCGACTGGCAGCTGGCCACGGTGCAGCTGGACTTCCAGATGCCGGAGCGGTTCGGGCTGGAGTATATGGATCGGGACGGGACGCCCAAGCGGCCGGTGATGATCCATCGGGCCATCTTCGGCTCCTTCGAGCGCTTCATCGGCATCCTCACCGAGCACTACGCCGGCGCCTTCCCGGTCTGGCTGGCCCCGGTCCAGGCCGTGGTCATCCCCATCACCGACCGCCACGTCCCTTACGCCCAGGAGGTCGGGGCGAAGCTGCGGGCGGCCGGCCTGCGGGTCGAGGTGGACGACCGGAGCGAGCGGATGCAGGCCAAGATCCGCGACGCCCAGCTTCAGAAGGTCCCCTACATGCTGATCGTGGGGGATCGGGAGCAGGCAGCGGGCACGGTGGCCGTGCGCCTGCGGACCGGGGAGGATCTGGGGGCGATGGGCCTGGAGGCCTTCCTGGGCCGGGCCATGGAGGTCATCCGCAGCCGGCGCGGGCTGTGA
- a CDS encoding HrpJ domain-containing protein, producing MSESGSSLSPEELRRLAERLRELSEDERALLLALAELDQETGVPLSPEMRELLQALAASLRSYDPEEIRAAIRRVVRSPSQHPSGSWPGELRRLLRHHLKGR from the coding sequence GTGAGCGAATCCGGATCCTCCCTTTCGCCGGAGGAGCTCCGGCGTCTGGCGGAGCGGTTGAGAGAGCTCTCGGAGGACGAGCGGGCGCTGTTGCTGGCCCTGGCGGAGCTGGATCAGGAGACGGGCGTCCCGCTGTCCCCGGAGATGCGGGAGCTCCTCCAGGCCCTGGCGGCCTCCCTCCGAAGCTATGATCCCGAGGAGATCCGCGCCGCCATCCGCCGCGTGGTCCGAAGCCCATCCCAGCACCCCTCCGGATCGTGGCCCGGCGAGCTGCGCCGCCTTCTGCGCCATCACCTGAAAGGACGTTAG
- a CDS encoding M23 family metallopeptidase, producing MVANAPGMDPSLYVYLAAYGRLYEIICPQPDGNRQGCETLLSLIAFGPASRSLEELHRIRAEDALYEKPPVLGSPRPKSPIGIEILKEKEKVLHSGGNGAFSVEPLAAPGCADWPTWKFLQTPWASTANGPGTPWPQGWSQAGPSYYGEGLHQYCNRTNGLNDYHALDFPLKEWDIVYPPAPGRVLYAGWAGGGWAPLGRVVIVDLGNGYWSMAAHLRSINVSAGQDVGISTVIGFAGRSGNYQDGYWPSNHLHQGLYLNAQLYRPYGGIYGGQSVEPRHMRYFGNGGGYYETIGRYQWMSW from the coding sequence ATGGTTGCCAATGCGCCAGGCATGGATCCCAGCCTTTATGTCTACCTGGCCGCCTACGGCAGGCTCTACGAAATCATTTGCCCCCAGCCGGACGGGAATCGCCAGGGGTGTGAAACCCTGCTGTCCCTGATCGCCTTTGGTCCAGCCAGCCGCTCGCTGGAAGAACTTCACCGGATCCGGGCTGAGGATGCCCTCTACGAGAAGCCGCCGGTTCTGGGATCTCCTCGACCGAAGAGTCCGATAGGGATTGAGATCCTGAAGGAAAAGGAAAAAGTCCTCCACTCCGGAGGAAATGGGGCCTTCTCCGTGGAACCTCTGGCCGCACCGGGTTGCGCCGATTGGCCGACCTGGAAATTCCTCCAAACGCCCTGGGCTTCCACGGCTAACGGGCCCGGCACGCCCTGGCCTCAGGGATGGTCCCAGGCAGGCCCCTCCTACTACGGGGAGGGCTTACATCAATACTGCAATCGGACAAATGGCCTGAATGACTACCACGCCCTGGATTTTCCTTTGAAGGAATGGGATATTGTTTATCCCCCCGCACCGGGACGCGTCCTCTATGCGGGCTGGGCCGGGGGTGGCTGGGCCCCGTTAGGGCGTGTGGTCATTGTGGATTTGGGGAACGGCTACTGGAGTATGGCGGCCCACCTGCGCAGCATCAACGTATCCGCTGGGCAGGATGTGGGGATCAGCACGGTGATCGGTTTTGCCGGCCGCAGTGGTAATTATCAGGACGGCTACTGGCCCTCCAATCACCTCCATCAAGGCCTTTACCTGAACGCTCAACTATATCGGCCGTATGGCGGCATCTACGGCGGCCAGAGCGTAGAACCCCGCCACATGCGATACTTCGGCAACGGAGGAGGGTATTACGAGACCATCGGGCGATACCAGTGGATGAGCTGGTAG
- a CDS encoding WD40 repeat domain-containing protein — protein MRRIRLPEGEELEPIPSYEAGWLAFAPDGKTLILAGPTRGEWRRIQDGSLIHQTEWPLPPGEIARTFALSPDGAWLAVGIAKEVYLYSGGEGSLGRQLSISGRGAIRHLIFSPDSRWLAVGTDGGTVQVWEQVGMRFHLRWQSEVSESAIVGLTFDPEGLRLAIASSGGTVEIRRLPEGTQEGRWEGYLEPVLDLAFGKDQLWIATYSQRPIDTPQWIVSLWRVTGHGVQRVQRLNLSAEPMAALSLSPDGRWALAPDPHPTGAAGWGIWRTADGTRTLWIPGGGGGAAFSPDGKILALSDSGAASG, from the coding sequence GTGCGCCGGATCCGCCTCCCCGAAGGTGAAGAGCTCGAGCCGATCCCCTCATATGAGGCCGGATGGCTCGCCTTCGCTCCGGATGGGAAGACACTGATCCTGGCAGGTCCCACCCGGGGAGAATGGCGGCGGATCCAGGACGGCTCCCTGATTCACCAGACGGAATGGCCTCTCCCGCCCGGAGAGATTGCCCGGACCTTCGCCCTTTCCCCGGACGGCGCGTGGCTCGCGGTTGGGATCGCCAAGGAGGTATATCTCTATTCCGGGGGCGAGGGATCGCTTGGGCGGCAGCTTTCCATCAGCGGTCGAGGAGCCATCCGCCATCTGATCTTCTCGCCGGACAGCCGGTGGCTGGCCGTGGGCACCGACGGGGGAACCGTGCAGGTCTGGGAGCAGGTTGGGATGCGTTTCCACCTCCGATGGCAAAGTGAGGTGTCCGAAAGCGCTATCGTCGGGCTAACCTTCGATCCGGAGGGCTTGCGGCTGGCCATCGCTTCCTCGGGGGGCACTGTGGAGATCCGACGCCTCCCAGAAGGGACGCAGGAGGGTCGCTGGGAGGGATATCTGGAGCCAGTGCTGGACCTGGCCTTTGGGAAGGATCAGCTGTGGATCGCCACCTACAGCCAGCGACCCATCGATACCCCTCAGTGGATTGTATCCCTCTGGAGGGTCACCGGCCATGGGGTCCAACGCGTGCAGCGCCTGAATCTATCTGCGGAGCCTATGGCCGCTCTGTCCCTCTCTCCCGATGGCCGCTGGGCGCTGGCCCCCGATCCCCACCCAACGGGAGCGGCTGGATGGGGGATCTGGCGGACGGCGGATGGAACGCGCACGCTCTGGATCCCCGGGGGAGGAGGTGGGGCTGCCTTCTCGCCAGATGGGAAGATCCTCGCCCTGAGCGATTCGGGGGCGGCTTCCGGCTGA
- a CDS encoding WD40 repeat domain-containing protein, with amino-acid sequence MRSTTGMAVEALALSDGGEWLAVAERGLPGTWIALYATATGQPVACWPAGSEAVLRLTFGPGNTWLASGTGDGGIRIWRVPDGALLQSLNGHTDAIVALKLSPDGQTLASGSIDGTVRLWSLR; translated from the coding sequence GTGAGGTCGACGACCGGGATGGCCGTTGAAGCCCTCGCGCTGTCAGACGGGGGTGAATGGCTGGCGGTGGCGGAGCGCGGGCTTCCTGGCACCTGGATCGCTTTATATGCAACCGCCACCGGACAGCCGGTTGCCTGCTGGCCAGCGGGCTCCGAGGCGGTGCTTCGCCTGACTTTCGGGCCGGGGAACACCTGGCTGGCCTCCGGCACCGGGGATGGAGGGATACGGATCTGGCGGGTGCCGGATGGAGCGCTCCTTCAGTCTCTGAACGGACACACAGATGCCATCGTGGCCCTGAAGCTTTCACCGGATGGACAGACCCTGGCTTCCGGCTCCATCGATGGAACCGTGCGCTTATGGTCCCTGCGTTGA
- a CDS encoding response regulator transcription factor: MIGLVDPDPLHQMAWRSWFAAHGFPLAWIASTAADARRALNGHPTAFLLIRFDLPDESGARLLHSIRPALPSLRALLLVHTAHPAVEALAYRAGALGCLGWASSCDQMLHALPHALKGRPLWTLETVYRVEDWWRTWGAPWAALSPRQRRIAWAAAHGLSDKEIARWLGCSKETVRTHLSRALERLGRADRVDLARWLFRGGLRDPRCAALLDLEPMPDERTLLEAIEPDWIESPPILSPTAG; this comes from the coding sequence ATGATCGGTCTGGTGGATCCAGACCCCCTTCATCAGATGGCCTGGCGGTCATGGTTCGCCGCCCATGGCTTCCCCCTCGCCTGGATCGCCTCTACCGCTGCCGATGCCCGGCGCGCCCTGAACGGCCATCCCACCGCTTTCCTGCTGATCCGCTTCGACCTCCCCGACGAGAGCGGCGCCCGCCTCCTCCATTCGATCCGACCTGCCCTTCCGAGCCTCCGCGCTCTCCTTCTCGTCCACACCGCTCATCCTGCCGTTGAAGCCCTGGCATACCGCGCCGGGGCGCTTGGCTGTCTGGGTTGGGCATCGTCCTGCGATCAGATGCTCCACGCCCTTCCCCATGCCCTGAAGGGCCGCCCCCTCTGGACGCTGGAGACTGTCTACCGTGTTGAAGACTGGTGGCGCACATGGGGAGCTCCCTGGGCCGCTCTCAGCCCACGTCAGCGTCGGATCGCCTGGGCGGCCGCCCACGGGTTGAGCGATAAGGAAATCGCTCGCTGGCTGGGATGCTCGAAGGAAACCGTGCGCACCCACCTGAGCCGGGCCCTTGAGCGCTTGGGGCGAGCCGACCGGGTAGATCTGGCCCGCTGGCTGTTCCGGGGCGGTCTGCGGGACCCGCGCTGCGCCGCCCTGCTGGATCTGGAGCCAATGCCCGATGAGCGCACCCTTCTGGAAGCCATCGAGCCGGACTGGATTGAATCACCCCCCATCCTCAGCCCAACCGCAGGATGA